One bacterium genomic window, GGGTGGTGAAAAGACCGGAATACTGACCCGTGTAGAAGTCGAGTGAGTTCTGGATCTCGCCCGCCAGCGATTCCGCGAAATACTCAAATACGGTCGGATCGGAGCGACGCGCCAGGAATGACGAGCCAATCGAGCAGTTGTGGTAGAATTCGAGGTTACTGCCGCGATAGTACGAGATCTCCGTCCGCGTTTTCTCAACATTGATCAACGTGTAATGCTGGTCCTGACTGTAATCCGGCAGGAACCGGAGCAGTTGGCCTATGACGTCGTGCGTATGATACACATGCGCGACGTCATACCCCAACTGGCGGAAAGGAGCCAGCCGTTCTTCGATCGCTCGATTCGTGGCCGCATGCAAAGCGACCTTGAGCGTGACCTTTGATCCGGACTGAATGCGGCTGACCGGACGGAAATCAAAGTGGCACTCGTTGGGTGGGAACGGGACCTGACGTTTCGCTTCAAAATTAACCGCGGATGCCAGCGCGCGGGAAGAGAGCTCAGGCATGTTGAAGACACGAAACGCCGTTTCGGGGCCGGAAGCGGAAAGGGCTATCTCCGCATGACTGCCGCCATGTTCGCCGACGTACTTAGCGATTGTGTCGGAGATAAAGGCGGCGCGAGCTTGTTCGCTTTCACTCTGAGACGGGAAATACAGCTTGCGGGCATCGATCAGTTTGCTTTCGACACCAAGCTGCGAACTACAGCCAAGCTGGATGCCGGACTGGTCGACATGGAAACTGATCTTGCGTTTGAATCCGAAAGTCGGTTTGGCACTGATCGGGGTCTCAATATAGCCGGCTTTCTGCTGCGGATCATCCGCAACAGCCGGTGCCGACTTGGTTGCTCGCTTGAAAATGTTTAGCCCGTTCATATGCATACTTTCGTCAGAACGTAACCACAAGACTGTCAGACCCACCGGTCGACATGATCCGCCGCGTTGCGCGATCGTAGCTGTAATTAACTCCCCAGGCATCCTGGAGATAACTTCCACCGGCGCTGTCGATATACGGGCCGTTCCAGCCGAGTCGCGTCAGCTTGTTGTAAGCTGCAATAGAATCCGGCTTTGCAGCGAGATCCTGCAGGCGCGATGGGGCATAGCCGAGGTCACCCTCAAAGCCGCGATCAATATACTCTCCTCCGGCGGTCGCCGAGGGATTGCCGATGATCGCCTTCTTCAGGCTTTGCATTTCATCCACGGT contains:
- the pilM gene encoding pilus assembly protein PilM is translated as MNGLNIFKRATKSAPAVADDPQQKAGYIETPISAKPTFGFKRKISFHVDQSGIQLGCSSQLGVESKLIDARKLYFPSQSESEQARAAFISDTIAKYVGEHGGSHAEIALSASGPETAFRVFNMPELSSRALASAVNFEAKRQVPFPPNECHFDFRPVSRIQSGSKVTLKVALHAATNRAIEERLAPFRQLGYDVAHVYHTHDVIGQLLRFLPDYSQDQHYTLINVEKTRTEISYYRGSNLEFYHNCSIGSSFLARRSDPTVFEYFAESLAGEIQNSLDFYTGQYSGLFTTRIYIHGDLAYTDELLELLHNRFGYEFRRFPTETLSVPVSGDRGRLEEMSVCLPVLASAVCSVGLANLIPAELMSRTKSKRLERAAYFGAVALAVILMIFYGSLSVKTSATKSRLQNINNEIASFQQSTLFDTYNVLKREIAAGNRYLENIKSAPSYFALLLKEISNRTPQEIQLANLNYQTEDPSQNIAMDGLVISSSLPPEVILAEYVETLQRSPLFESVTIQRYTKRTENGKAYLNFSMSMRGVQ